Proteins co-encoded in one bacterium genomic window:
- a CDS encoding glycosidase — MLFKKYEKNPILEPVLGSPWEGHAVCNPGVIEDGGKVYMLYRASGETDVYRIYFGLAVSDDGYTFKRVSEKPNYTGMHGFDSGCVEDPRIVKMEDGYFYVTYACRVTPFTAFVQGDHAAFPEGAPKSMTENFTRTGLMRTKDFKSYENLGAITPDDIDDRDVVIFPEKVNGKYVMFRRPAHYVGAQYGTEKPGIWMAFSDDMKTWKDDVLIARPEVDWDCCKIGASTPPIKTEQGWLVMYHGVDEKRIYRQGLMMLDLHEPTKIIARPKGFILEPTEKWEITGVEHDVVFAVGNIILGENMLVYYGGADKVIGVATAKFKDVVEYVMQAK; from the coding sequence ATGTTATTTAAAAAATATGAAAAAAACCCTATTTTGGAACCGGTTTTGGGCAGTCCATGGGAAGGGCATGCTGTTTGCAATCCGGGGGTGATTGAGGATGGCGGGAAAGTTTACATGCTCTACCGTGCGTCGGGGGAGACGGATGTCTATCGGATTTATTTCGGTTTGGCAGTGAGCGATGACGGATACACTTTCAAGCGTGTTTCTGAGAAACCGAATTATACCGGTATGCATGGGTTTGATTCGGGGTGCGTCGAGGATCCGCGGATTGTTAAAATGGAAGACGGTTATTTTTATGTAACGTATGCTTGCCGCGTGACGCCTTTTACCGCTTTTGTACAAGGCGATCACGCAGCGTTTCCGGAAGGGGCGCCCAAAAGTATGACTGAGAATTTTACCCGTACCGGCCTGATGCGCACAAAAGATTTTAAGTCCTATGAAAATCTTGGTGCCATCACACCGGATGATATTGATGATCGCGATGTGGTTATTTTTCCGGAAAAAGTAAACGGGAAGTATGTGATGTTCCGCCGCCCGGCGCATTATGTGGGAGCGCAATACGGGACTGAAAAACCCGGCATCTGGATGGCATTCTCCGATGATATGAAAACATGGAAAGATGATGTGTTGATTGCCAGGCCGGAAGTGGATTGGGATTGCTGCAAGATTGGCGCGAGCACACCGCCCATTAAGACTGAACAGGGCTGGTTGGTGATGTATCATGGTGTGGATGAAAAACGTATTTACCGTCAGGGTCTGATGATGCTCGATCTTCATGAGCCGACAAAAATTATTGCCCGGCCAAAAGGATTTATTCTTGAGCCGACTGAAAAATGGGAGATTACGGGTGTGGAGCATGATGTGGTTTTTGCCGTGGGCAATATTATTCTCGGTGAAAACATGCTGGTTTACTATGGTGGTGCGGACAAGGTGATTGGTGTTGCTACAGCCAAATTTAAGGATGTGGTTGAGTATGTCATGCAGGCAAAATAA